One region of Termitidicoccus mucosus genomic DNA includes:
- a CDS encoding TonB-dependent siderophore receptor, with protein MNTRLYARGGTATLLASLLFSAALLAQQVAQPPALAVSGTGAVPVVQRAAPASESDSELVILSPFEVSAEKDVGFVATTSLAGGRLAGDLATTPVAYSVQTREFIDALQLVNFAEALEWAPNTNSARDNGDNEIRSGSGTQVTMRGIAANGVQRNFFPLNVNYDSYNLDRFDYARGPNSVLFGYGSFGGTPNIVTKQALLRKNLAGITAAFSSLSYFRATADVNVPLGRRAAVRVNALWHDSDGWRDFEFEKKKAVDVAGVYRIGKTTIRGEAEVGQVKRNNPPTMAVERFTGWDGHTTYASLLAANPAGATGTGRQQVNKYVYNTALSATQQQAASAVNMVNTGLTVGGRAISGAKGPFGGYLAAAANPFGDWAAPFVGQGSDYPLEIFDVAEANSYFRYPGHTFAIGTSEPTVVQDYKVYTVTVDHQIGRHFFLQLAGNYSDNKYFSKGYMFWRGLYDTYIDINEKLPIKVPVTLPNGTVEERNPDNPNFLQPYNEGARVVNDWDTEQYDVRAAAAYVLNGTRWGNFSVNAMAGKVWQDATSYMYNYAVKADADHREWGKNANAVYYRYYWNERNRPAPDLDGAITDPATGATVPVGWMPDISSPTYQRATKRELTYLQAAFKADVFDNRLHFLAAVRRDNNWQRTRNGDNYYDYDAVNWDGRIQFAPDAPADYFNLTYIPKDGNGNPTGPALPADARPREGNGTPVLRYAGDRFRDDYSPPVVDVNVTTCTVGAVVDILPWMSVSANYGTSYNPNTALQSLFGTLVPPQESSGYDIALRFSLLKKRLTASVLYYEGEDNNQTVGIWTTIENLNRIINAMPRWDGPGQRPPGTGMNERGMTVLSTGLQDIYNRENRGYEFEAVANLTRNWRLTFNAAFPKSYQTNYRAHTRAYMAQNDATLRQILADAGLVVDPLTNVCTVGAGTNTTNSPGHAAAREGWRTLQIELGNFVNGRQLLKGQSKWMANLFTDYTVPSGKLKGLRVGAGVNYRGKRIVGYRGEDEALSDPSDPNSAVINDPSVSAYDPVYSDDYFMTTLTLGYEFKVKRQRVRLDLRVTNLLDHDDPIYYDSVMMAKNRDLSSPVRVMTPAQFYYQNPRTYTLTVSVRH; from the coding sequence ATGAACACTCGACTTTACGCCCGCGGCGGCACCGCCACCCTTCTCGCCTCTCTGCTTTTCTCCGCCGCCCTTCTCGCGCAGCAAGTCGCGCAACCGCCGGCGCTGGCCGTCTCCGGCACCGGTGCCGTGCCGGTTGTGCAACGCGCGGCGCCCGCATCGGAGTCCGATTCCGAACTCGTCATCCTTAGCCCCTTCGAGGTCTCGGCGGAAAAGGACGTCGGCTTCGTCGCCACCACCTCGCTCGCTGGCGGGCGGTTGGCCGGCGACTTGGCGACGACCCCCGTCGCCTACTCCGTGCAAACCCGCGAGTTCATCGACGCGCTGCAACTGGTCAACTTTGCCGAGGCCCTCGAATGGGCGCCCAACACCAACTCCGCCCGCGATAACGGCGACAACGAAATCCGCAGCGGCAGCGGCACTCAGGTCACCATGCGCGGCATCGCCGCCAACGGCGTCCAGCGCAATTTTTTCCCGCTCAACGTCAATTACGACAGCTACAACCTCGACCGCTTCGACTACGCCCGCGGCCCCAACTCCGTCCTCTTCGGCTACGGCTCGTTCGGCGGCACGCCCAACATCGTCACCAAGCAGGCGCTCCTGCGCAAAAACCTCGCCGGCATCACCGCCGCGTTCAGCTCCCTCAGCTATTTCCGCGCCACCGCCGACGTGAACGTCCCCCTCGGACGCCGCGCCGCCGTGCGCGTCAACGCCCTCTGGCACGACTCCGATGGCTGGCGCGACTTCGAGTTTGAAAAGAAAAAGGCCGTGGACGTGGCCGGTGTTTATAGAATCGGAAAAACCACGATTCGCGGAGAGGCGGAAGTCGGCCAGGTCAAGCGCAACAACCCGCCGACCATGGCCGTCGAACGTTTCACCGGCTGGGACGGGCATACCACCTACGCCTCGCTCCTCGCCGCCAACCCCGCCGGAGCCACCGGCACCGGCCGACAGCAAGTCAACAAGTATGTGTATAACACCGCACTGAGCGCAACCCAGCAGCAGGCCGCCAGCGCCGTCAACATGGTCAACACCGGACTGACGGTGGGCGGGCGCGCCATCAGCGGGGCCAAGGGGCCCTTCGGCGGTTATCTCGCCGCCGCCGCCAACCCCTTCGGCGACTGGGCCGCCCCGTTTGTCGGGCAGGGCTCCGACTACCCGCTGGAAATTTTCGATGTCGCCGAGGCCAACTCCTATTTCCGCTATCCCGGGCACACCTTCGCCATTGGCACCAGCGAGCCGACCGTGGTGCAGGATTACAAGGTTTATACCGTGACCGTTGACCACCAGATCGGACGCCACTTTTTCCTCCAGCTCGCGGGAAATTATTCCGACAACAAGTATTTCAGCAAGGGCTACATGTTTTGGCGTGGCCTCTACGACACGTATATTGACATCAACGAAAAACTCCCGATCAAAGTCCCCGTCACGCTCCCGAACGGAACGGTGGAAGAGCGCAACCCCGACAACCCCAATTTCCTCCAGCCCTACAATGAAGGCGCGCGCGTGGTCAACGACTGGGACACCGAGCAATACGACGTCCGCGCCGCCGCCGCCTACGTGCTGAACGGCACCAGGTGGGGCAACTTCTCCGTCAACGCCATGGCCGGCAAGGTCTGGCAGGACGCGACTTCCTACATGTATAATTACGCCGTGAAAGCCGACGCCGACCACCGCGAATGGGGCAAGAATGCCAACGCCGTCTATTATCGCTATTATTGGAACGAGCGCAACCGCCCCGCGCCCGACCTCGACGGCGCCATCACCGATCCCGCGACAGGCGCGACCGTCCCCGTCGGCTGGATGCCCGACATCAGCAGCCCCACCTACCAGCGCGCCACCAAGCGCGAGCTGACCTACCTTCAGGCCGCCTTCAAGGCCGATGTGTTTGACAACCGCCTGCATTTCCTGGCCGCCGTCCGCCGCGACAACAACTGGCAGCGCACCCGCAACGGCGACAATTATTATGATTATGATGCGGTGAATTGGGACGGACGCATCCAGTTCGCCCCCGACGCCCCGGCGGATTATTTTAATCTCACCTATATTCCCAAGGACGGAAACGGCAACCCCACCGGCCCCGCCCTGCCCGCCGACGCCAGGCCGCGCGAGGGCAACGGCACGCCCGTCTTGCGGTATGCCGGCGACCGCTTCCGCGACGACTACTCGCCGCCGGTGGTGGACGTGAACGTCACCACCTGCACCGTCGGCGCCGTGGTGGACATTCTGCCATGGATGAGCGTGTCGGCCAACTACGGCACCAGCTACAACCCGAACACCGCGCTCCAATCCCTCTTCGGCACCCTCGTCCCGCCGCAGGAATCCTCCGGCTACGACATCGCCCTGCGCTTCTCGCTGCTCAAAAAACGCCTGACCGCCTCCGTTTTATATTACGAGGGCGAGGATAACAACCAGACCGTCGGCATCTGGACGACCATCGAAAACCTGAACCGCATTATAAATGCCATGCCCAGATGGGACGGCCCCGGCCAGCGCCCGCCGGGCACCGGCATGAACGAGCGCGGCATGACCGTCCTGTCCACCGGCCTGCAAGACATCTACAACCGGGAAAACCGCGGCTACGAGTTTGAGGCTGTCGCGAACCTGACCCGCAACTGGCGCCTCACGTTCAACGCCGCGTTTCCGAAATCCTACCAGACCAACTACCGCGCCCACACCCGCGCCTACATGGCCCAAAACGACGCCACGCTGCGCCAGATCCTCGCCGACGCCGGCCTGGTGGTTGACCCGCTGACCAACGTCTGCACCGTCGGCGCCGGCACCAACACCACCAACTCGCCGGGCCACGCCGCCGCCCGCGAGGGCTGGCGCACGCTGCAAATCGAGCTGGGCAACTTCGTCAACGGACGCCAGCTCCTCAAGGGCCAGAGCAAATGGATGGCCAACCTCTTCACCGACTACACCGTTCCCTCCGGCAAGCTGAAGGGCCTCCGCGTTGGCGCCGGCGTGAATTACCGCGGCAAGCGCATTGTCGGCTACAGGGGCGAGGACGAGGCGCTGTCCGACCCAAGCGACCCCAACAGCGCCGTCATAAACGACCCGTCGGTCAGCGCCTATGATCCCGTCTATAGCGACGACTATTTCATGACCACACTCACCCTCGGCTACGAGTTCAAGGTCAAGCGCCAGCGTGTGAGGCTGGACCTGCGTGTCACCAATCTCCTCGACCACGATGACCCGATTTATTACGATTCGGTGATGATGGCCAAGAATCGCGACCTGTCCTCTCCCGTCCGCGTCATGACCCCGGCTCAATTCTATTATCAAAACCCGCGCACCTACACCCTCACGGTGTCGGTGAGGCACTGA